Proteins found in one Phocoena sinus isolate mPhoSin1 chromosome 5, mPhoSin1.pri, whole genome shotgun sequence genomic segment:
- the PACRGL gene encoding PACRG-like protein isoform X1 has protein sequence MDFQPPERSKREAMQKSECHRDVQLRNRVTDNCDQRTSSSAQIKHRTIVQQRKSSSSTSSPESARKLHPRPSDKLNPKTVNPFGEQSRAPSAFAAIYSKGGVPCRLVHGSVKHRLQWECPPEKLPFDPLLITLAEGLRETKHPYTFVSKEGFRELLLVTGALEKAVPLLPRLIPVLKAALVHLDDEVFERGLNALVQLSVVVGPSLNDHLKHLLTSLSRRLRDKKFKEPITTALQKLEQHGGSGSLIIIKSKIPTYCSIYC, from the exons GAGCAAAAGAGAAGCAATGCAGAAATCCGAGTGCCATAGAGACGTACAATTAAGAAACAGAGTGACAG ATAACTGTGATCAAAGGACATCATCAAGTGCACAAATAAAACATAGGACTATAGTTCAACAAAGGAAATCCTCCTCATCAACCAGTTCTCCAGAATCTGCAAGAAAACTTCATCCTCGACCAAGTGATAAACTTAACCCTAAAACAGTTAACCCT tttggtGAACAGTCACGAGCCCCTTCTGCATTTGCAGCTATTTACTCTAAGGGAGGTGTTCCTTGCAG attggTCCATGGTTCAGTAAAACACAGGTTACAGTGGGAGTGTCCTCCTGAAAAGCTTCCATTTGATCCTCTTCTTATTACTTTAGCTGAG GGTCTGAGGGAGACTAAACATCCATACACCTTTGTGTCAAAGGAGGGTTTTAGAGAATTACTTTTGGTCACAGGTGCTCTTGAAAAAGCTGTGCCTTTGCTTCCTAGACTGATTCCTGTGCTGAAGGCAGCTCTG GTCCACTTGGATGATGAAGTGTTTGAAAGAGGATTGAATGCTCTGGTACAGTTAAGTGTCGTTGTTGGCCCTTCTCTAAATGACCATCTGAAACATCTGCTTACAAGT CTTTCCAGGAGACTAAGGGACAAGAAATTCAAAGAACCAATCACCACTGCATTACAGAAGCTGGAGCAGCATGGTGGAAGT GGAAGCCTTATCATCATCAAATCTAAAATTCCAACCTATTGCTCCATATACTGCTGA
- the PACRGL gene encoding PACRG-like protein isoform X2: protein MQKSECHRDVQLRNRVTDNCDQRTSSSAQIKHRTIVQQRKSSSSTSSPESARKLHPRPSDKLNPKTVNPFGEQSRAPSAFAAIYSKGGVPCRLVHGSVKHRLQWECPPEKLPFDPLLITLAEGLRETKHPYTFVSKEGFRELLLVTGALEKAVPLLPRLIPVLKAALVHLDDEVFERGLNALVQLSVVVGPSLNDHLKHLLTSLSRRLRDKKFKEPITTALQKLEQHGGSGSLIIIKSKIPTYCSIYC from the exons ATGCAGAAATCCGAGTGCCATAGAGACGTACAATTAAGAAACAGAGTGACAG ATAACTGTGATCAAAGGACATCATCAAGTGCACAAATAAAACATAGGACTATAGTTCAACAAAGGAAATCCTCCTCATCAACCAGTTCTCCAGAATCTGCAAGAAAACTTCATCCTCGACCAAGTGATAAACTTAACCCTAAAACAGTTAACCCT tttggtGAACAGTCACGAGCCCCTTCTGCATTTGCAGCTATTTACTCTAAGGGAGGTGTTCCTTGCAG attggTCCATGGTTCAGTAAAACACAGGTTACAGTGGGAGTGTCCTCCTGAAAAGCTTCCATTTGATCCTCTTCTTATTACTTTAGCTGAG GGTCTGAGGGAGACTAAACATCCATACACCTTTGTGTCAAAGGAGGGTTTTAGAGAATTACTTTTGGTCACAGGTGCTCTTGAAAAAGCTGTGCCTTTGCTTCCTAGACTGATTCCTGTGCTGAAGGCAGCTCTG GTCCACTTGGATGATGAAGTGTTTGAAAGAGGATTGAATGCTCTGGTACAGTTAAGTGTCGTTGTTGGCCCTTCTCTAAATGACCATCTGAAACATCTGCTTACAAGT CTTTCCAGGAGACTAAGGGACAAGAAATTCAAAGAACCAATCACCACTGCATTACAGAAGCTGGAGCAGCATGGTGGAAGT GGAAGCCTTATCATCATCAAATCTAAAATTCCAACCTATTGCTCCATATACTGCTGA